CAGTCGTTCCTTTTCCGATAACCGTCTGATGCAGGTTTTCAGGGCTTCAGCTCGTCGGGGTTTTTCAATCTGGTGCTGTGTATAGGTCTCTGAGAGAAGACGGAGGGTTTCGGAGGAGTAGCGTAGAGGTGTTCGGGCGGTTTTTCGGCGATGTTCGAGGATGAGAAAGTAAGCGATTTTACAGCCCCATGCGGTGAAACTAGTTCCAGGTTTGAATTCCTCGAATTTACGCCACATTGTGGAGGAGGTTTCCTGAAAAATATCTTCAGCATCGGTGGAGTTTGGAACCATAGTGAGAATATAGGTATAGATTTCACTTTGGCTTTGGGCGTAATAGCGAAAAAAAGTATCTTCTTTACAATAATTTTTCTTTTCGTTTTGTTCCGCCGTCATTGGGGGCTTTCTCTCGTATGTGCGTATGTGCTATAAAATTATAAGATTTTCTATATTATAACCGTCTGAGTTCTTCTTTTTTGTAAAATAATTAGGTTTTATTGGAGGATAATGTAGATATATATAATCTTTTTCTGGGCACACCAAACAACTGTTTGTTATAAGTCCAATTCTTTAAGGAGGTTTTGGTTTTTCCTATCTGTTTTTT
This window of the Anaerohalosphaeraceae bacterium genome carries:
- a CDS encoding sigma-70 family RNA polymerase sigma factor, with protein sequence MTAEQNEKKNYCKEDTFFRYYAQSQSEIYTYILTMVPNSTDAEDIFQETSSTMWRKFEEFKPGTSFTAWGCKIAYFLILEHRRKTARTPLRYSSETLRLLSETYTQHQIEKPRRAEALKTCIRRLSEKERLLINLRYQRALPVKQIAQQWGKSNELVYKNLAKIHCFLFECIQRNLLSEHF